In Burkholderiales bacterium, the following proteins share a genomic window:
- a CDS encoding type II secretion system F family protein: MATAAAARKPEIKEFNFTWVGQDRGGKTVRGELRATGEAQANAILRRQGIKVAQLKRERRARGGKITEKDITLFTRQLATMLRSGVPLLQAFDIVAKGHANPAMSKLIYAIRTDVETGSSLKQAFEKHPLYFEALYTNLIGAGEQAGILDTVLERLAQYKEKILAIKGKIKSALFYPIAIVVVAFVITAVIMIFVIPAFKQVFANFGADLPALTLLVISVSDFFVEYWYLVFGGTFGGLWFFFYTWKRSTAMQHTMDRLMLRVPVFGDLIRKSAIARWTRTLSTTFAAGVPLVEALDSVAGAAGNQEYYVATKRIQGEVATGSSLNSAMQGTDVFPNMVIQMVAIGEEAGSLDTMLGKVADYYEQEVDDAVNALSSLMEPMIMVVLGTLIGGLVIAMYLPIFKLGAVV, from the coding sequence ATGGCGACCGCAGCCGCGGCACGAAAGCCCGAGATCAAGGAATTCAACTTCACCTGGGTCGGCCAGGATCGCGGCGGCAAGACCGTCCGCGGCGAGCTCCGAGCCACCGGTGAAGCTCAGGCCAACGCGATCCTGCGGCGCCAGGGCATCAAGGTCGCCCAGCTCAAGCGCGAGCGCCGCGCCCGCGGCGGCAAGATCACCGAAAAGGACATCACGCTCTTCACGCGCCAGCTCGCGACCATGCTGCGCTCGGGCGTGCCGCTCCTCCAGGCGTTCGACATCGTCGCCAAGGGTCACGCCAACCCCGCGATGTCCAAGCTCATCTACGCGATCCGCACCGACGTCGAGACCGGCTCGAGCCTGAAGCAGGCGTTCGAGAAGCACCCGCTGTACTTCGAGGCGCTGTACACGAACCTGATCGGCGCCGGCGAGCAGGCCGGTATCCTGGACACCGTCCTGGAGCGCCTGGCGCAGTACAAGGAAAAGATCCTCGCGATCAAGGGCAAGATCAAGTCGGCGCTGTTCTATCCGATCGCGATCGTCGTGGTGGCGTTCGTGATCACCGCGGTCATCATGATTTTCGTGATCCCCGCGTTCAAGCAGGTATTCGCGAACTTCGGCGCGGACTTGCCGGCGCTGACCCTCCTCGTCATATCGGTATCGGATTTCTTCGTCGAGTACTGGTATCTGGTCTTCGGCGGGACGTTCGGCGGCCTGTGGTTCTTCTTCTATACCTGGAAGCGCTCGACCGCGATGCAGCACACGATGGACCGGCTGATGCTGCGCGTACCGGTGTTCGGCGACCTCATCCGCAAATCGGCGATCGCGCGCTGGACGAGGACGCTCTCGACCACGTTCGCGGCCGGCGTACCGCTGGTCGAGGCGCTCGACTCGGTCGCGGGGGCGGCGGGCAATCAGGAGTACTACGTCGCGACCAAGCGCATCCAGGGCGAGGTCGCCACCGGCTCGAGCCTCAACAGCGCGATGCAGGGCACCGACGTCTTTCCCAACATGGTCATCCAGATGGTCGCGATCGGCGAGGAAGCGGGCTCGCTCGACACCATGCTCGGCAAGGTCGCCGACTACTACGAGCAGGAAGTCGACGACGCGGTGAACGCGCTGTCCTCGCTCATGGAGCCGATGATCATGGTGGTGCTGGGCACGCTCATCGGCGGCCTCGTCATCGCGATGTATCTCCCCATCTTCAAGCTCGGTGCCGTCGTCTGA
- a CDS encoding HlyC/CorC family transporter, whose protein sequence is MIAALVVLLLVSGFFSISETSMMALNRYRLRHLVQRKHRGARLASELLARTDRFLGVVLLGNNVINAAVALLVGEIVRRVLGDSELALLAATAAAAFVILVFSEITPKVIGATYPERIAFPASFVLAPLMKLMRPVVWFVDLFVQFMLRVLHLKATRDPEEHKPSVEELRTLVLETGYLPQKHQSILLNLFDLQAITVDDVMVPRNQIETIDIEAPLETIAEEAGTAYHRRLLAYAGEPDEIAGLLRARHVLNLVQQGGLTRERLKKLVREPCYVPSGTPLFSQLQNFQEQHDRIALVVDEYGDLRGLVTLEDILEELIGEFTTSSPLRTGGYHPQPDGSVLVEGSTSLRELNRKLGFSFPLDGPKTVNGLILEHLQEIPEPSTSVKIADHPIEIVQTQDRTVKAVRIFPARVSQPVDE, encoded by the coding sequence TTGATCGCGGCGCTCGTCGTCCTGCTCCTCGTCTCGGGTTTCTTCTCGATCTCCGAAACCAGCATGATGGCGCTCAACCGGTATCGCCTGCGCCATCTCGTGCAGCGCAAGCATCGCGGCGCACGCCTCGCTTCGGAGCTGCTCGCGCGCACCGACCGCTTCCTCGGCGTGGTGCTTCTCGGCAACAACGTGATCAACGCCGCGGTCGCGCTGCTGGTCGGCGAGATCGTGAGACGGGTGCTCGGCGACAGCGAGCTCGCGCTGCTGGCGGCGACCGCCGCCGCGGCTTTCGTCATCCTCGTCTTCAGCGAGATCACGCCCAAGGTGATCGGCGCGACCTACCCCGAGCGCATCGCCTTTCCCGCGAGCTTCGTGCTCGCGCCGCTGATGAAGCTGATGCGTCCCGTGGTCTGGTTCGTCGACCTCTTCGTGCAGTTCATGCTGCGGGTGCTGCATCTGAAGGCGACGCGCGACCCCGAAGAGCACAAGCCTTCGGTGGAAGAGTTGCGCACGCTTGTCCTGGAGACGGGTTACCTGCCGCAGAAGCACCAGAGCATCCTGCTCAACCTGTTCGACCTGCAGGCGATCACGGTCGACGACGTGATGGTGCCGCGCAACCAGATCGAGACCATCGACATCGAGGCGCCGCTCGAGACGATCGCCGAGGAGGCGGGCACCGCCTATCACCGCCGGCTCCTCGCGTACGCCGGCGAGCCCGACGAGATCGCCGGCCTGCTCCGCGCGCGGCACGTGCTCAACCTCGTGCAGCAGGGCGGGCTCACCCGCGAGCGGCTGAAGAAGCTCGTGCGCGAGCCGTGTTACGTGCCGTCGGGCACCCCGCTCTTCTCGCAGCTCCAGAACTTCCAGGAGCAGCACGATCGCATCGCGCTCGTCGTCGACGAGTACGGCGACCTGCGCGGCCTCGTCACGCTGGAGGACATACTGGAAGAGCTGATCGGGGAATTCACGACGAGCTCGCCTTTGCGCACCGGCGGATACCACCCGCAGCCCGACGGCAGCGTGCTGGTCGAAGGCAGCACCTCGTTGCGCGAGCTCAATCGCAAGCTCGGCTTCAGCTTTCCGCTCGATGGTCCGAAGACGGTCAACGGCCTCATACTGGAACACCTGCAGGAGATCCCGGAGCCGTCGACGAGCGTGAAGATCGCCGATCACCCGATCGAGATCGTCCAGACGCAGGACCGCACCGTCAAAGCCGTAAGAATCTTTCCGGCTCGCGTGTCTCAGCCGGTGGACGAATGA
- the ccsA gene encoding cytochrome c biogenesis protein CcsA, whose translation MEILTYTLTALGYAALAVYFWRTRWAARPAGADKAPLSPVAENVAVFVPLALHAFLLSQSIFAGDGLHLGFGNALSAILWLTVLIYWTGNFFYRLEGLQALVLPLAAVAVGLSALTPPAHALANSNLVAFKMHLVIAMLAYSLLTIASLHVLLMALLEKRLHAGSMTQVLQKLPPLLTMEALLFRIIWAGFVLLTMTLLTGVIFSEELFGKAAPFNHKTVFGFVSWAIFGALLIGRHVYGWRGRVAVRWTLAGFLTLVLAYIGSKFVLEIVLGR comes from the coding sequence ATGGAAATTTTAACGTACACGCTCACCGCGCTGGGGTACGCGGCGCTCGCCGTTTACTTCTGGCGCACGCGGTGGGCGGCACGTCCGGCCGGCGCGGACAAAGCGCCGCTTTCGCCGGTCGCGGAAAACGTGGCGGTGTTCGTGCCGCTCGCGCTGCACGCCTTCCTGCTCTCGCAGTCGATCTTCGCCGGCGACGGCCTGCACCTGGGGTTCGGCAACGCCCTGTCGGCGATCCTGTGGCTCACGGTGCTCATCTACTGGACGGGCAACTTTTTCTACCGCCTCGAAGGCCTGCAGGCGCTGGTGCTGCCGCTCGCCGCGGTCGCGGTGGGCTTAAGCGCGCTCACCCCGCCCGCGCATGCGCTTGCGAACAGCAATCTCGTCGCGTTCAAGATGCACCTCGTCATCGCGATGCTCGCGTACAGCCTGCTCACCATCGCGTCGCTGCACGTGCTGCTCATGGCGCTCCTCGAAAAGCGATTGCATGCGGGCTCGATGACGCAGGTGCTGCAGAAGCTGCCGCCGCTGCTGACGATGGAAGCGCTGCTCTTTCGCATCATCTGGGCCGGGTTCGTCCTGCTCACGATGACGCTTCTGACCGGCGTCATCTTTTCCGAAGAGCTTTTCGGGAAGGCCGCGCCGTTCAACCACAAGACGGTGTTCGGTTTCGTCTCGTGGGCGATCTTCGGCGCGCTCCTGATCGGCCGCCACGTCTACGGCTGGCGCGGACGCGTCGCGGTGCGCTGGACGCTCGCCGGCTTCCTGACGTTGGTGCTCGCGTACATCGGCAGCAAATTCGTGTTGGAGATCGTTCTCGGCCGATAG
- the ffh gene encoding signal recognition particle protein, translating into MFDNLTTRLSRVLKTLRGEARITEDNIKDALREVRMALLEADVALPVVRDFINSVRDKALGQDVIGSLTPGQAVVGVVHRELTALMGEHNDALDLATAPPAIVLMAGLQGSGKTTTSGKLAKWLRETQKKKPLLVSADVYRPAAIEQLKTLAGQVGADFFPSHTGEKPVDIATRALDHARRHYNDVLIVDTAGRLAIDEAMMQEIKALHAALKPVETLFVVDAMQGQDAVNVAKAFSEALPLTGVVLTKLDGDARGGAALSVRHVTGKPIKFAGVGEKLNGLEPFHPDRMASRILGMGDVLSLIEDVQKTVDRKEAEKLAAKVKSGKGFDLEDFKQQIVQMKKMGGVAALMDKLPGNLAAMAQGAPNVDDKAVRRIEGIINSMTPKERSKPELIKASRKRRIATGAGVTVQEVNRLLNQFEQTQKMMKMVAKGGLQKMMRSMKGMFPGMR; encoded by the coding sequence ATGTTCGACAACCTGACGACCCGGCTCTCGCGCGTGCTGAAAACGCTGCGCGGCGAGGCGCGCATCACCGAGGACAACATCAAGGATGCGCTGCGCGAAGTGCGCATGGCGCTGCTCGAAGCCGATGTCGCGCTGCCGGTCGTGCGCGATTTCATCAATTCGGTGCGCGACAAGGCGCTCGGGCAAGATGTCATCGGCAGCCTGACGCCGGGCCAGGCGGTGGTCGGCGTGGTGCACCGCGAGCTGACCGCGCTGATGGGCGAGCACAACGACGCGCTCGATCTCGCGACCGCGCCGCCCGCGATCGTGCTCATGGCGGGCCTGCAGGGCAGCGGCAAGACGACGACGAGCGGCAAGCTCGCCAAGTGGCTCAGGGAAACGCAGAAGAAAAAGCCGCTGCTGGTGAGCGCCGACGTCTACCGGCCCGCGGCGATCGAGCAGTTGAAGACGCTCGCCGGACAGGTCGGCGCCGACTTCTTCCCGTCGCACACCGGCGAGAAGCCGGTCGACATCGCGACTCGTGCGCTCGACCACGCGCGCCGCCATTACAACGACGTGCTGATCGTCGACACCGCGGGCCGCCTCGCGATCGACGAGGCGATGATGCAGGAGATCAAGGCGCTGCACGCCGCGTTGAAGCCGGTCGAGACGCTGTTCGTCGTCGACGCGATGCAGGGGCAGGACGCGGTGAACGTCGCGAAAGCGTTCTCCGAAGCGCTGCCGCTCACGGGTGTGGTGCTCACCAAGCTCGACGGCGACGCGCGCGGCGGCGCGGCGCTGTCGGTGCGTCACGTCACCGGCAAGCCGATCAAGTTCGCGGGCGTCGGCGAGAAGCTCAACGGCCTCGAGCCTTTCCACCCCGATCGCATGGCTTCACGCATCCTCGGCATGGGCGACGTGCTGTCGCTGATCGAGGACGTGCAGAAGACCGTCGACCGCAAGGAAGCCGAGAAGCTCGCGGCGAAGGTGAAGTCCGGCAAAGGCTTCGACCTCGAGGACTTCAAGCAGCAGATCGTGCAGATGAAGAAGATGGGCGGCGTCGCGGCGCTGATGGACAAGCTGCCGGGCAACCTCGCCGCGATGGCGCAGGGCGCGCCGAACGTCGACGACAAGGCGGTGCGCCGCATCGAAGGCATCATCAACTCGATGACGCCGAAGGAGCGCTCCAAGCCCGAGCTCATCAAGGCTTCGCGCAAGCGCCGCATCGCCACCGGCGCCGGCGTCACCGTGCAGGAAGTGAATCGTCTTCTGAATCAGTTCGAGCAGACGCAGAAGATGATGAAGATGGTCGCCAAGGGTGGGCTGCAGAAGATGATGCGCAGCATGAAAGGCATGTTCCCGGGCATGCGCTGA
- a CDS encoding nitroreductase family protein codes for MPEARTAKERIETALAERFGQAASLDAGLSGLDELARIAEHRSHRRYDGRPVAASLLELLFACALSAPSKSDLQQADIVHVADRGKVARIVELIPDMPWIGSAPVVLVFCGDNRRIRQIGGWRGKPFANDHLDHFMNAAVDAGIVMTTFIRAAEAVGLGCCPISAIRNHPNAVSDLLGLPDNVFPVAGLTVGWPAEEGRITPRLPTDVTVHVDRFDESNVREKIEAYDRRRHELMPYRKQRGVKAWGEAAFYGWSEDKARQYGRPERADWGTFVRSKGFTLD; via the coding sequence ATGCCCGAAGCGCGCACAGCCAAAGAACGCATCGAAACCGCCCTCGCCGAACGATTCGGGCAGGCGGCCAGCCTCGACGCCGGTTTGTCCGGGCTCGACGAGCTCGCCCGCATCGCCGAGCACCGCTCGCACCGGCGCTACGACGGCAGGCCGGTCGCTGCCTCGCTGCTCGAGCTCCTCTTCGCGTGCGCGCTGTCGGCGCCTTCGAAATCGGACCTGCAGCAGGCCGACATCGTACACGTCGCCGATCGCGGCAAGGTGGCGCGCATCGTCGAGCTGATCCCCGACATGCCGTGGATCGGCTCGGCGCCCGTCGTGCTCGTCTTCTGCGGCGACAACCGCCGCATCCGTCAGATCGGCGGATGGCGCGGCAAGCCTTTCGCCAACGATCACCTCGATCACTTCATGAACGCCGCGGTCGACGCCGGCATCGTCATGACGACCTTCATCCGCGCCGCCGAAGCGGTGGGTCTCGGCTGCTGCCCGATCAGCGCGATCCGCAACCATCCCAACGCCGTCAGCGATCTGCTCGGCCTGCCGGACAACGTGTTTCCCGTCGCCGGCCTCACCGTCGGCTGGCCGGCGGAAGAAGGACGCATCACGCCGCGGCTGCCGACGGACGTCACGGTGCACGTCGACCGCTTCGACGAATCCAATGTGCGCGAGAAGATCGAAGCCTACGATCGGCGGCGTCACGAGCTCATGCCGTACCGCAAGCAGCGCGGCGTCAAAGCCTGGGGCGAGGCGGCGTTCTACGGGTGGTCGGAAGACAAGGCGCGGCAGTATGGCAGGCCGGAGCGGGCGGATTGGGGGACGTTCGTGCGGTCGAAGGGATTCACGCTCGATTGA
- the rpsP gene encoding 30S ribosomal protein S16 has translation MVVIRLARGGAKKRPFFNVVVADSRRARDGRFIERLGFYNPMAPEGQERLRIDRARLEHWQSQGAILSDTASRLVKQLGKQQAAAPAAAQ, from the coding sequence ATGGTCGTGATTCGTTTGGCTCGCGGCGGCGCCAAGAAGCGTCCCTTCTTCAACGTCGTCGTGGCCGATTCGCGCCGCGCGCGCGACGGCCGCTTCATCGAGCGCCTCGGCTTCTACAACCCGATGGCACCGGAAGGCCAGGAACGCCTTCGTATCGACCGCGCGCGCCTGGAGCACTGGCAGTCGCAGGGCGCGATCCTGTCGGACACCGCGTCGCGCCTCGTGAAGCAGCTTGGCAAGCAGCAAGCCGCCGCGCCCGCAGCCGCGCAGTAA
- the rimM gene encoding ribosome maturation factor RimM (Essential for efficient processing of 16S rRNA), translated as MASSKPPRPQPRSNTPEDLVVMGRITVPFGVKGWVKVHPFTETPESLVDYRTWWVGQEGHWQALEVESAEVHGEAVAAKLHGCDDRDAAALFRGREIAVPREAFPEAGENEFYWADLIGLEVVNEQDERFGTVTEVFETGANDVLVVVGPEGDKRERLIPFLESVVKQVDLQGRVIRVDWGLDY; from the coding sequence TTGGCAAGCAGCAAGCCGCCGCGCCCGCAGCCGCGCAGTAATACGCCCGAGGATCTCGTGGTGATGGGACGGATCACCGTCCCGTTCGGCGTGAAAGGCTGGGTGAAAGTCCACCCGTTCACCGAGACGCCCGAAAGCCTCGTCGATTACCGCACGTGGTGGGTCGGCCAAGAGGGTCACTGGCAGGCGCTGGAAGTCGAGAGCGCCGAAGTGCACGGCGAAGCGGTGGCGGCGAAGCTTCACGGCTGCGACGATCGCGACGCCGCGGCGCTGTTCCGGGGGCGCGAGATCGCGGTGCCGCGCGAGGCGTTCCCCGAGGCCGGAGAGAACGAGTTTTACTGGGCCGATCTGATCGGCCTCGAAGTGGTCAACGAGCAGGACGAGCGCTTCGGCACGGTGACCGAAGTGTTCGAGACCGGCGCGAATGACGTGCTGGTGGTTGTGGGGCCGGAAGGCGACAAGCGCGAGCGCTTGATACCTTTCCTCGAATCGGTAGTGAAGCAGGTCGATTTGCAGGGTCGTGTGATCCGCGTCGACTGGGGTCTGGACTACTGA
- the trmD gene encoding tRNA (guanosine(37)-N1)-methyltransferase TrmD, with product MQIDVVTLFPPMFEAVTESGVTGRARERKVYELVAWNPRDFAANAYRTVDDRPYGGGPGMVMMVEPLEKALQAAKQRQKSSGVAKPRVLHLTPQGRLLDHMLVVELAKEEGLVMLAGRYEGVDERLTDRVIDLEVSIGDYVLSGGELAAMVVIDAVVRQLPGVLGDAESASQDSFVNGLLDHPHYTRPEVYEGVGVPQVLLSGNHAHIAKWRLKQALGRTWRRRPDLLAKRNLSAEESALLDEFKKEGS from the coding sequence CTGCAGATCGACGTCGTCACGCTGTTCCCGCCGATGTTCGAGGCGGTGACCGAAAGCGGCGTGACGGGCCGGGCGCGCGAGCGTAAGGTCTACGAGCTGGTGGCGTGGAATCCGCGCGATTTCGCCGCCAACGCCTACCGCACGGTCGACGACAGGCCGTACGGCGGCGGGCCGGGCATGGTGATGATGGTCGAGCCGCTGGAGAAGGCGTTGCAGGCGGCGAAGCAGCGGCAGAAGAGCAGCGGTGTCGCGAAACCCCGCGTGCTGCACCTCACGCCGCAGGGCAGGCTCCTCGACCACATGCTGGTGGTAGAGCTGGCGAAGGAAGAAGGATTGGTGATGCTCGCCGGACGCTACGAAGGCGTCGACGAGCGTCTGACGGATCGCGTGATCGACCTTGAGGTCTCGATCGGCGATTACGTGCTCTCCGGCGGAGAGCTCGCGGCGATGGTGGTCATCGACGCGGTGGTGAGACAGTTGCCCGGCGTGTTGGGCGATGCGGAATCGGCGAGCCAGGATTCGTTCGTGAACGGGCTCCTCGATCACCCGCACTACACCCGGCCGGAAGTATACGAAGGCGTCGGTGTGCCGCAGGTGTTGCTCTCGGGCAACCACGCGCACATCGCGAAGTGGAGATTGAAGCAGGCGCTGGGCAGGACGTGGCGGCGGCGCCCGGACCTGCTGGCGAAACGTAACCTGAGCGCTGAAGAGAGCGCGCTGCTGGACGAATTCAAGAAAGAAGGGTCGTGA
- the rplS gene encoding 50S ribosomal protein L19 encodes MDIIQQLEQDEIKRLGKKIPDFNPGDTVVVSVNVVEGERKRVQAYEGVVIAKRNRGLNSSFIVRKISSGEGVERTFQTYSPMIANVEVKRRGDVGRAKLYYLRQRSGKAARIKEKLTVVRAQAQQQDNTAAEPAQQ; translated from the coding sequence ATGGACATCATCCAACAACTCGAGCAGGACGAGATCAAGCGTCTCGGCAAGAAGATTCCCGACTTCAACCCCGGCGACACCGTCGTGGTGAGCGTGAACGTCGTCGAAGGCGAACGCAAGCGCGTGCAGGCGTACGAAGGCGTGGTCATCGCCAAGCGCAACCGCGGGCTCAACTCCTCGTTCATCGTGCGCAAGATCTCGTCGGGCGAAGGCGTGGAGCGCACGTTCCAGACCTACTCGCCGATGATCGCGAACGTGGAAGTGAAGCGCCGCGGCGACGTCGGCCGCGCCAAGCTCTATTACCTCCGCCAGCGTTCGGGCAAGGCCGCGCGCATCAAGGAGAAGCTCACCGTCGTGCGCGCGCAGGCGCAGCAGCAGGACAACACCGCGGCCGAGCCCGCGCAGCAGTAA
- a CDS encoding GntR family transcriptional regulator, with the protein MGDTLAAGGLTFSPLYKEVKNRLTRGLAAGDWKPGKAIPSEAKLAERFNVSIGTIRKAIDELVAERILLRQQGRGTFVATHTEDRTLFYFFHIVGKDGSREPPTLELLSFRRAKATAIEEEKLGLERGAAVFRIQNLLHLGGEPVIFDEITVPQALFPDLSEDVFAQREGTIYGLYQARYGISVLRISERLAADRAPARAAALLGIPADSPALAIKRVAFTYDDTPVEYRVSWVDTEKHEYLSDLWKNDGLR; encoded by the coding sequence ATGGGCGACACGCTCGCGGCGGGCGGCCTCACCTTCAGCCCGCTCTACAAGGAAGTCAAGAATCGCCTCACGCGCGGCCTCGCGGCCGGCGACTGGAAGCCGGGCAAGGCGATTCCGAGCGAAGCCAAGCTCGCGGAGCGCTTCAATGTCTCGATCGGCACGATCCGCAAGGCGATCGACGAGCTCGTCGCCGAGCGCATCCTGCTGCGCCAGCAGGGCCGCGGCACGTTCGTCGCGACCCACACCGAAGACCGCACGCTCTTCTACTTCTTCCACATCGTCGGCAAGGACGGCAGCCGCGAGCCGCCGACGCTCGAGCTGCTCTCCTTCCGGCGCGCGAAGGCGACGGCCATCGAGGAAGAGAAGCTCGGGCTCGAGCGCGGCGCCGCGGTATTCCGCATCCAGAACCTGCTCCACCTCGGCGGCGAGCCGGTGATCTTCGACGAGATCACCGTGCCGCAGGCGCTCTTCCCCGATCTCTCCGAAGACGTCTTCGCGCAGCGCGAAGGCACGATCTACGGCCTCTACCAGGCGCGCTACGGCATCAGCGTGCTGCGCATCAGCGAGCGCCTCGCCGCCGACCGCGCCCCCGCCCGCGCCGCGGCCCTGCTCGGCATCCCCGCCGACAGCCCCGCGCTCGCGATCAAGCGCGTCGCGTTCACCTACGACGACACGCCGGTCGAGTATCGCGTGAGCTGGGTGGATACCGAGAAGCACGAGTATTTGAGTGACCTGTGGAAGAACGACGGATTGCGGTGA
- a CDS encoding UxaA family hydrolase, whose product MIHILVHDKKDTVGVAVVEGIKTGQELTGWVMEDDSTIKVKALNDVPIGHKVATKEIKKGDTIIKYGFDIGKAVADIKLGEHAHVHNIKTKRW is encoded by the coding sequence ATGATCCACATACTCGTACACGACAAGAAAGACACGGTCGGTGTGGCCGTCGTCGAAGGCATCAAGACCGGCCAGGAGCTGACGGGCTGGGTGATGGAAGACGATTCCACCATCAAGGTGAAAGCGCTGAACGACGTGCCCATCGGGCACAAGGTCGCCACCAAGGAGATCAAGAAGGGCGACACCATCATCAAGTACGGCTTCGACATCGGCAAAGCGGTCGCCGACATCAAGCTGGGCGAGCACGCCCACGTGCACAACATCAAGACGAAGCGCTGGTAG
- a CDS encoding UxaA family hydrolase, translating to MVNANTKFWGYRRENGRVGVRNHVLILPVDDLSNAAAEAVANNIKGTLAIPHPYGRLQFGADLDLHFRTLIGAGSNPNVAAVVVICIEEGWAKRVVDGIAKTGKPVIGFGIEGHGDHDTIMRASKVAKEYVQWASELRPVECPISDLWVSTKCGESDTTSGCGSNPTVGSAFDKLEPLGVTMCFGETTEITGGENIVADRCATPEVREKFMKMFNRYQDVVERNKVDDLSESQPTKGNIAGGLTTIEEKALGNIQKIGKKCKVVGVLDKAETPTGPGLWFMDSSSAAAEMVTLVAAAGYVVHFFPTGQGNVIGNPIIPVIKLTANPRTARTMSEHVDYDCSGLLQREKNLDQTGDELIEMLLRTCNGRLTAAEALGHREFVLTRLYESA from the coding sequence ATGGTCAACGCAAACACGAAATTCTGGGGTTACCGGCGCGAGAACGGCCGGGTCGGCGTCCGCAATCACGTCCTCATCCTCCCGGTGGACGATCTCTCCAACGCGGCTGCCGAAGCGGTCGCCAACAACATCAAGGGCACGCTCGCCATCCCGCACCCCTACGGCCGGCTCCAGTTCGGCGCCGACCTCGACCTGCACTTCCGCACGCTGATCGGCGCGGGCTCGAACCCGAACGTCGCCGCCGTGGTGGTGATCTGCATCGAGGAAGGCTGGGCGAAGCGCGTCGTCGACGGCATCGCCAAGACCGGCAAGCCGGTGATCGGCTTCGGCATCGAAGGCCACGGCGATCACGACACGATCATGCGCGCCTCCAAAGTCGCGAAGGAATACGTGCAGTGGGCGTCCGAGCTGCGGCCGGTCGAGTGCCCGATCAGCGACCTGTGGGTCTCCACCAAGTGCGGCGAGTCCGACACCACGTCCGGCTGCGGCTCGAACCCGACCGTCGGCAGCGCGTTCGACAAGCTCGAGCCGCTCGGCGTGACGATGTGCTTCGGCGAGACCACCGAGATCACCGGCGGCGAGAACATCGTCGCGGACCGCTGCGCCACGCCTGAGGTGCGCGAGAAGTTCATGAAGATGTTCAACCGCTACCAGGACGTCGTCGAGCGCAACAAGGTCGACGATCTCTCCGAGTCGCAGCCGACCAAGGGCAACATCGCGGGCGGCCTCACGACGATCGAAGAGAAAGCGCTGGGCAACATCCAGAAGATCGGCAAGAAGTGCAAGGTCGTCGGCGTGCTCGACAAGGCCGAGACGCCCACCGGCCCCGGCCTGTGGTTCATGGACTCGTCGTCGGCCGCCGCCGAGATGGTCACGCTGGTCGCGGCCGCCGGCTACGTCGTCCACTTCTTCCCGACCGGACAGGGCAACGTGATCGGCAACCCGATCATCCCGGTGATCAAGCTCACCGCGAACCCGCGCACCGCGCGCACGATGTCCGAGCACGTCGACTACGACTGCTCGGGCCTGCTCCAGCGCGAGAAGAACCTCGACCAGACCGGCGACGAGCTGATCGAGATGCTGCTGCGTACGTGCAACGGCCGCCTCACCGCGGCCGAAGCGCTCGGCCATCGCGAGTTCGTCCTGACGCGTCTCTACGAGAGCGCGTGA
- a CDS encoding succinate dehydrogenase/fumarate reductase iron-sulfur subunit → MPGSTLRVRVWRGGEQGEGHFEEFEVPRLESQTVLDVVTHIQRKCDPTLSYRFACRVGMCGSCAMTVNGRARWTCRTHVSVVAEGDRLEIAPLHNLPVVKDLVTDMTPFFDKWAAAKGQFKGTQKRTDDFSRVPPESRERKLVDENIECIGCGVCYSSCDVVTWKPDYLGPAALNRAWTLVNDVRDVNDRERLAAVAGDAGCHACHTQMSCTERCPKQLKPTAAIAGLKRVVLKAALKGEL, encoded by the coding sequence TTGCCGGGAAGCACGCTCCGCGTCCGCGTCTGGCGCGGAGGTGAACAGGGGGAGGGGCATTTCGAGGAGTTCGAGGTGCCCCGCCTCGAGAGCCAGACGGTGCTGGATGTGGTCACCCACATCCAGCGCAAGTGCGATCCGACGCTGTCGTACCGCTTCGCGTGCCGCGTCGGCATGTGCGGCTCGTGCGCGATGACCGTCAACGGAAGAGCGCGGTGGACCTGCCGCACGCACGTCTCGGTCGTCGCGGAAGGCGACAGGCTGGAGATCGCTCCGCTGCACAACCTGCCGGTGGTGAAGGACCTCGTCACCGACATGACGCCTTTCTTCGACAAGTGGGCGGCGGCGAAAGGCCAGTTCAAAGGCACCCAAAAGCGCACCGACGATTTCTCGCGCGTGCCGCCGGAGTCGCGCGAGCGCAAGCTCGTCGACGAGAACATCGAGTGCATCGGCTGCGGCGTGTGCTACAGCTCGTGCGACGTCGTGACGTGGAAGCCCGATTACCTCGGTCCGGCCGCGCTCAACCGCGCCTGGACGCTGGTCAACGACGTGCGTGACGTGAACGACCGCGAGCGCCTCGCGGCGGTCGCCGGCGATGCCGGCTGTCACGCCTGCCACACCCAGATGAGCTGCACCGAGCGTTGTCCGAAGCAGCTCAAGCCGACTGCGGCGATCGCCGGGCTGAAGCGCGTCGTGCTCAAGGCGGCATTGAAAGGCGAGCTGTGA